CAAAATGCTGTTTTACTTCGTCTACCACCTGGTTGCTGAGGCGTAAACGGCCATCGTACATGGTCATCAGGATGCCTTCAATTTCCAGCTCCGTATTCAGACGGCTTTGCACAATTTTAATGGTATTGAGCAATTTACCCAAGCCTTCCAGTGCAAAAAACTCGCACTGAACAGGGATAATCACTGAGTTGGAGGCCACCAGCGCATTTACCGTGATCAGGCCCAGGGAAGGAGAGCAGTCCACGATTACAAAGTCATAATCACCCTGCACGCTGTCTATCACCTGTTTCATCACGCGTTCCCTGTTAGGGTGGTTGATCAGTTCCAGTTCGGCACCAACCAGGTCTATATGAGAAGGAAGTACTCTCAGATTGGGAGTATCGGATTCCAGTATTACATCTTTGGCCTGAACATCGTTTACCATACAGTCATACAAACTCTGCTGCACATTGCGCAGGTCAAAGCCGAGTCCTGTGGTGCTGTTGGCCTGTGGATCCGCATCCACCAGCAGTGTCTTGTATTCCAGCACTGCCAGGCTGCTTGCCAGGTTAATTGCACTTGTAGTTTTTCCTACGCCACCTTTCTGGTTAGCGATTGCGATAATTCTTGCCATTGTCTTAATTAATAATTCAAGGTTTATTTATAGGATAGAGGATAAAACAATACAAACATCTCTTCCTCAAACCTCAACGGTGCCACCTATTTCCGGCAGCAGTAATTCCAGGCCCGCTTCTTTGAATTGTTGCTGCGCAGCCTGATGGTCTATCTTAATATAGCCAAAAGTATCGTAGTGTACGCCAATTATTTTTGCACATTCGATCATTTCCGCTGCTGCAATGGCATCTTCTACGCCCATCGTGAAATTATCCCCGATAGGTAATACGGCAAAATTCAGCTTTGCAAAGGATGGAACCAGTTCCATATCATAGGTCAGCGCCGTATCTCCGCTATAATAAAAATTACCTTCTTCTGTAATAAATACAAATCCCATCGGATTACCACCGTAACTACCGTCCGGTAAACCACTGGAATGTTGTGCCACCGTACATTTTACAGTCCCGAAGTCGAACTTCCATTTACCACCGGTATTCATAGGATGGAGCTTCTCCAGTCCCTGTTTACCCGCCCAGGTCACAATTTCGAAATTGGAAACTACGGTAGCGCCTGTACGCTTTGCCAGTTCCACCAGGTCGGCTGTATGGTCCTCATGGCCATGCGATACAAATATGTAATCGGCCTTAATGGCTTCAATATCAACTTTCTTCGCTAACTCATTGTGTCTGATAAAAGGATCAAATAAGATGCTCTTACCCTTGATCTCTACCGCAAAGCAGGAATGTCCGTAAAACGTGAACTTCATAAATTAATTATTTGAATGAATTACAGCGCATAACAAAACGTCACCACCCGTAATTTGGATATCAATATTAATTCTGTCAAAATTAAAAGTAACCCCAATCGAACAAAAATACAACGATTAGGTAAAAATCAGGCGACGCGGTATATATATTTTATTCACACTCCCTTCGTAACCCGTGGTTAAAGGGTTAAGGCTGAACTGCTTCGGATGTCCAAATGTAACGGATTCCTTTTCTACAGAAAAAAAATAAAACATACAATTAACCTGCTTGTTATTCGTCTACATATCAACTGCATGATATTTAACTTTTTGTACCTGCAGTTATTAGGTATCTTGCCTGATTAGTTATATTAATATAAATCATAATAATGCGCCCTGGCTCTAATACCCTCCTACTGGTCCTGTTTATGGTAGCTCTGGACATCTACGTCTTCCAGGCTGTTCGTGCAATGGTATATATGTCTACCCCAAGGGTTAGAAATATCACCTATAGTACCTATTGGGTCATCTCCATCGCCTGTGTGGCCCTGGTGGCTCTCTTACCTTATATTAAATGGCACAACTGGCCCAACGCCGTTAAATCATATGTGCTTGCCATCCTCATCGGTCTGGTAGTGGCCAAACTCCTCGCCGCCGTTTTCCTCCTTATAGACGATCTGCGAAGAGGAATTGTTTGGATAATCCGCAGATTTTCAGCACCTAAGGAAGTGGCAACGGAAGCCGTAAACGGACTTTCCCGCTCCCAGTTCCTCAACAGACTTGGACTCATAGCAGGTGGCAGCCTCTTTGGCGCCCTGCTCTACGGCTTCTCCAATAAATACAATTATCACGTCCACCGGATAAAACTTTCCTTTAAAAATCTGCCGGCTTCCTTTAAAGGAATGCGTATCGTCCAGATTTCGGATATCCATTCAGGTAGTTTCGCCAACAGGGAAGCAGTACTGAAAGGTGTGAAAATGATCAATGACCAGAAAGCTGACCTGGTCCTCTTTACCGGCGACCTCGTCAACGACCGTGCCATCGAAATGGAAGAGTGGATGGATGTTTTTAGTCAGGTGAAAGCGCCTATGGGCGTATATTCTACCCTCGGCAATCACGACTATGGCGACTATTACCCATGGCCCGATAAGCAGCCGAATGGCTACAGCGCCATGCAGCACCAGAACCTGGAACACCTCAAAAAGGTCCATGCAGACCTGGGCTGGAAACTGATGATGAACGAAAACACCGTATTCCAGCGGAATGAAGATAAAATTGCCCTCCTGGGAATCGAAAACTGGAGCGCCATGTCCCGATTCCCTAAATACGGCGACCTGAAAAGAGCCTATGAAGGTATCGATGATGTTCCGTTTAAAATCCTGATGTCGCACGACCCTACCCATTGGGATGCACAGGTAAGGCCGGAATTTTCGGACATCGACCTCACCCTGGCCGGCCATACCCACGGTATGCAGTTCGGCGTGGAAATCCCTGGCCTGAAATGGAGTCCGGCACAGTATATATATAAAGAATGGGCCGGCCTTTACAAGAAAGGCAGCCAGTTCCTCTATGTAAACCGTGGCTTCGGGTTCCTGGGATATCCGGGAAGAGTAGGGATACTGCCGGAAATTACCGTAATTGACCTTGTTTAAGATACGAGCCCCGCTTATTTATCGACAAATAAGCGGGGTACAACTATACTTACTGCCTCTTCAACCATATATCCGACCCCGGTAACTGCTAAACATCTATATTGCGGTAGCATTATATTTGGAAAAAGCATATTCATGCGGGTTTACTTTATATTCTTATTACTGTTATGCAGCCATCTTGCGATGGGCCAAACTTTAGCTGAGCTGGAGCACCAGCTCGACTCATTGCTGCGTAAGAAGGAGAAAAGTGAATTGGTCGCCAGTGTCGGATATGGGAATAACCCTGCTTACGGTAGCCAGACGCCGAATTATGAGCTGCCCCTGGTAATGAAAACGTTTATTTCTCCCTCCCTTACCTATTATCATAAAAGTGGATTTTATGGTAGTATAAGTGGATATTACCTGTTTGATTCCTACAAAGATCCCTGGTACGAATGGGATTTCACTGCAGGTTACGACTATACGAAAAATGATAAGTTATTAACAGGTATCTCTTATACCAGGTATCTTTTTGCAGATAGTTCAGACGTTCCCCTTTCTCCCATCAATAATGAGTTGTTTGCTTACTTCTATTATCGTAAATGGTGGCTGGAACCCGGTGTCAGCGTAGATTTGGGCTGGGGAAAAACAGTGACTGAAGGCATGCACGACGGATTGAAGTCCAGAACAACATTGCAGGGCCACGATTTCAATATCATTACAGCAGTAAGGCATCCTTTTATTTTTACAGGACTGTTTACTGCAAAGGATGCGGTGTTATTAACGCCTTCTTTTGCCCTGACGATGGGGACTGCCAATTATTTCAGTAACCTGAAAGGATTTCAGTATTATACCCGCTCTACTAAGCCCAGCAAGCCGGCGCACAAGCCTGGTGCGCCTATTACCAAGCCCGTGGATATCACCAACGAGCTGGTAACAGGTTTCGAACCGCGCGCGCTCGACCTGACGGTGAATGTCTCTTATCTTATCGGAAAGGTAAGTTTATCTCCTTCCTATACCGTTTTCAAAACTTTTAATACTGGCGAAAACGGCCTCCTTAGCTACTTTACAGCGAAGCTGAGTTACAGTTTTTAATTTTCTTAACATTTAGCACGGCTTTTGTAATTGTCACCCCGCAACTATTCATAGGGGTGAAAGGTCCCTCAGGCGTCTATATTTTAACCATGACATTTAATCTTGTTTTTATGAAAAAACTCTTGCTTGCTGTTGTGTTGCTGACTGCAACAGCCGTTTCGTCTAACGCACAATCGTTCTTCCGCTGGGGTGTTAAAGGTGGTGCCAACCTGGGTAAAATAGATGGTACAGGGTATCAGAACGGATTTAACCTGGGATATCACCTGGGAGGCTTCGTTCAGCTCAATCTTGCAAAAGGTTTTGGTGTACAGGGAGAAGCTATTTTCTCCTCTACCAAAACCAAAACCACAGACAACTTCAGTGAAATTTACAACACTGGTAACCTGAATGATAATGGCAAAAAAATCACGCTGAATTATCTCAGTATTCCGTTACTGGCAAATATTGATTTAGGTACACCACGTCTGAAACTCCAGTTAGGCCCTCAGTTTGGCGCCCTGGTAAGCAACAAGGACGTATTCGGCGCCGCCAATACTGCATTTAAGGGAGGTGAAATCTCCGGTGTGGGTGGTCTCTGGCTGCAATTACCTATTGTCAACATCAGTGCCCGTTATATTATCGGATTTAATGATGTTAAAGATGCCAGCAGCGTTACCAATACCAGCAACTGGAAGAACCAGTCGATTCAGCTGGGGGTAGGTGTAACACTTTAATATTTTTGGAAGAAGCGCCCTCCCGCGCTTTTTCTTTTTAATGGAAGATGATCAGCGAATGGTAACCCATCGCGCGAAGCGCAAATAAAAGATTTGTAAAAAATACAATTATTTACGAGTCTGCCATGCTGGATTTAATCTTTTTTACATCATAACTGTTAAAGAGCTTTTGTACTTTCTGTTTCCCGCAGATCGTATGAAAGCTCTTCGTTTTGGCAGGGTTTTCACTTGGCACCAAACTTGACAATATACCACTGCTATTAAACTGAGTGTCTGAAGTCGGGGGAGTCTGACAGAATGTCCTCAGTGGCTTTAAATAATTCAGATGAATAGATTTTATTTAGGAAATTCAGAAGATGAAATGGAATTCATGCCAATTATCCCTCTCAGTGAAGACGGCGAGGGGCAAGAGGATGACAAGATTCCTGATGAACTGGCATTATTACCATTAAGAAATACAGTACTCTTCCCTGGAGTGGTTTTACCAATTACTGTAGGCAGGGATAAATCCATAAAAGCAGTGAACGATGCCTACAAGACTGACAAAATGATCGGTGTTGTAGCGCAAAAAGACAGTACAATCGAAGATCCGGTTGTAGCTGACCTGAGTGAAGTTGGAACTGTGGCAAGGATTGTTAAGCTGATCAAAATGCCGGACGGCGGTACTACCATCATCATCCAGGGCCGTAAACGCTTTAAAATTGATGAGGTTGTTACGGAAGAGCCTTATTTCAAAGCTAAAATTTCTATCCTGCAGGACGAATCTGCAGACGACGATACAGAATTTGATGCCTATATCTCTTCTATTAAGGACCTGGCAGCACAGATCATTCAATTATCTCCCAATCTGCCGTCAGAAGCAAGCATCATCCTGAAAAATATTGAGAATCCCGCTTTTCTCGTGCATTTCGTGTCTTCCAACCTCAATTCGGAGCTGAAAGACAAACAGTTACTGCTGGAAACCAATGACCTGCGTCAAAGGGCAGAGCTGCTGATGAAGTTATTGCAGACAGAATTGCAGCTGGCAGAACTGAAAAACAAAATCACCAACAAAACCAAAGCTGATCTTGATAAGCAACAGCGTGATTATTTCCTGCAACAGCAGATGAAATCTATCAAAGAGGAGCTGGGCGGTGATTCCAATGATCGTGAGATCAGGGAAATGAAACGTAAAGCGGAGGACAAAAAATGGCCTCCGGCTGCTGCAGAAGCCTTTACCAAAGGCATTGAAAAGCTGGAACGTATGCACCCGAGCACGCCGGACTACAGCGTGGTGTATAACCACCTGGACCTCCTGCTGGACCTGCCATGGGGCGAATATACCACCGACAGCTATGATCTGAAAAAAGCGAAGAAAGTACTGGACAACGACCATTATGGCATGGACAAAATCAAGGAGCGTATCCTTGAATACCTGGCCGTACTGAAGCTGAAAGGGGACATGAAATCTCCGATCTTATGTTTCGTTGGTCCTCCGGGTATCGGTAAAACCTCGCTGGGTCGCAGTATTGCCAATGCTATTGGCCGTAAGTATGTAAGACTCAGCCTGGGCGGCCTTCACGACGAAAGTGAAATCCGTGGTCACCGTAAAACCTATATTGGT
This window of the Chitinophaga sp. Cy-1792 genome carries:
- a CDS encoding ParA family protein gives rise to the protein MARIIAIANQKGGVGKTTSAINLASSLAVLEYKTLLVDADPQANSTTGLGFDLRNVQQSLYDCMVNDVQAKDVILESDTPNLRVLPSHIDLVGAELELINHPNRERVMKQVIDSVQGDYDFVIVDCSPSLGLITVNALVASNSVIIPVQCEFFALEGLGKLLNTIKIVQSRLNTELEIEGILMTMYDGRLRLSNQVVDEVKQHFEESVFNTIIHRNTKLGEAPSFGKSVIMYDAASTGAINYLNLAKEILQKHNFTKIKSKDKILAINDDQSK
- a CDS encoding metal-dependent hydrolase, with protein sequence MKFTFYGHSCFAVEIKGKSILFDPFIRHNELAKKVDIEAIKADYIFVSHGHEDHTADLVELAKRTGATVVSNFEIVTWAGKQGLEKLHPMNTGGKWKFDFGTVKCTVAQHSSGLPDGSYGGNPMGFVFITEEGNFYYSGDTALTYDMELVPSFAKLNFAVLPIGDNFTMGVEDAIAAAEMIECAKIIGVHYDTFGYIKIDHQAAQQQFKEAGLELLLPEIGGTVEV
- a CDS encoding metallophosphoesterase is translated as MRPGSNTLLLVLFMVALDIYVFQAVRAMVYMSTPRVRNITYSTYWVISIACVALVALLPYIKWHNWPNAVKSYVLAILIGLVVAKLLAAVFLLIDDLRRGIVWIIRRFSAPKEVATEAVNGLSRSQFLNRLGLIAGGSLFGALLYGFSNKYNYHVHRIKLSFKNLPASFKGMRIVQISDIHSGSFANREAVLKGVKMINDQKADLVLFTGDLVNDRAIEMEEWMDVFSQVKAPMGVYSTLGNHDYGDYYPWPDKQPNGYSAMQHQNLEHLKKVHADLGWKLMMNENTVFQRNEDKIALLGIENWSAMSRFPKYGDLKRAYEGIDDVPFKILMSHDPTHWDAQVRPEFSDIDLTLAGHTHGMQFGVEIPGLKWSPAQYIYKEWAGLYKKGSQFLYVNRGFGFLGYPGRVGILPEITVIDLV
- a CDS encoding porin family protein, translating into MKKLLLAVVLLTATAVSSNAQSFFRWGVKGGANLGKIDGTGYQNGFNLGYHLGGFVQLNLAKGFGVQGEAIFSSTKTKTTDNFSEIYNTGNLNDNGKKITLNYLSIPLLANIDLGTPRLKLQLGPQFGALVSNKDVFGAANTAFKGGEISGVGGLWLQLPIVNISARYIIGFNDVKDASSVTNTSNWKNQSIQLGVGVTL
- the lon gene encoding endopeptidase La — translated: MNRFYLGNSEDEMEFMPIIPLSEDGEGQEDDKIPDELALLPLRNTVLFPGVVLPITVGRDKSIKAVNDAYKTDKMIGVVAQKDSTIEDPVVADLSEVGTVARIVKLIKMPDGGTTIIIQGRKRFKIDEVVTEEPYFKAKISILQDESADDDTEFDAYISSIKDLAAQIIQLSPNLPSEASIILKNIENPAFLVHFVSSNLNSELKDKQLLLETNDLRQRAELLMKLLQTELQLAELKNKITNKTKADLDKQQRDYFLQQQMKSIKEELGGDSNDREIREMKRKAEDKKWPPAAAEAFTKGIEKLERMHPSTPDYSVVYNHLDLLLDLPWGEYTTDSYDLKKAKKVLDNDHYGMDKIKERILEYLAVLKLKGDMKSPILCFVGPPGIGKTSLGRSIANAIGRKYVRLSLGGLHDESEIRGHRKTYIGAMPGRIVQSIRKIKSSNPVIILDELDKLANDHRGDPSSAMLEVLDPEQNSTFYDNYLELEYDLSKVLFIATANNLGAIPAPLRDRLEIIDLSGYSIEEKVEIAKRHLIPKQKDAHGLKDSKFRISNSVIEHIVADYTRESGVRELDRQFAAIMRNLAKEVALENPLPESLSNEFVEKVLGKSKYSNEIYKGGNPPGVTVGLAWTYVGGDILFIESSLSEGKGDLKLTGNLGNVMKESAITALTYLQSNAATYNIDPKLFKEKSVHIHIPEGAVPKDGPSAGITMLTALTSLFTGRRVKSYLAMTGEITLRGQVLPVGGIKEKILAAKRAGIREIILCWQNEKDINEINPDYIKGLKFHYVKQMNQVLDIALLKK